In Euphorbia lathyris chromosome 10, ddEupLath1.1, whole genome shotgun sequence, a single genomic region encodes these proteins:
- the LOC136209269 gene encoding zinc finger AN1 and C2H2 domain-containing stress-associated protein 16, protein MGTPEFPNLGQHCTKEDCKLIDFLPFTCDLCRQVFCLEHRSYGRHNCPNADKKDVTVVICPLCAKGVRLNADEDPNISWETHVNTECDPSNYDKVTKKRKCPVRGCREVLTFSNTIKCRDCTVDHCLKHRFGPDHSCPGPKKPEASFQFLSLLNRSRNEGSKPNQTPAPSSAKWATAFRNAASSVRASAEAGITKLGTEINQAWQTTKNTAGPSSDSGGAEECPQCGAKFALVTTLVEHVQKVHESSGNQSRVLKLPMDVCPKCSKGFRDPAALVEHVEKDHAGSSKA, encoded by the exons ATGGGAACCCCAGAATTTCCAAATCTTGGTCAACATTGCACTAAAGAGGATTGCAAGCTGATCGATTTCTTACCTTTCACTTGCGATCTTTGTCGCCAG GTATTTTGTTTGGAGCACAGAAGCTATGGTAGACACAACTGTCCAAATGCTGATAAAAAGGACGTTACTGTTGTTATCTGTCCATTATGTGCAAAAGGAGTTCGCCTAAATGCTGATGAAGACCCAAATATCTCATGGGAAACTCATGTTAATACGGAATGTGATCCATCAAACTACGACAAGGTCACGAAGAAGAGAAAATGCCCTGTCCGTGGTTGTAGAGAGGTGCTTACATTCTCAAATACAATCAAATGCAGGGATTGCACTGTAGACCATTGCTTGAAGCACCGGTTTGGACCTGACCACAGTTGCCCTGGACCCAAGAAACCTGAGGCGAGTTTTCAGTTTCTGAGTCTCTTAAATAGGAGTAGGAATGAAGGATCAAAACCCAATCAAACACCAGCTCCATCTTCAGCCAAGTGGGCCACAGCCTTTCGAAATGCAGCTTCGAGTGTTCGAGCTTCAGCTGAGGCAGGCATTACAAAATTGGGTACAGAGATCAATCAAGCTTGGCAGACAACAAAGAATACTGCAGGGCCAAGCAGTGATAGCGGTGGAGCAGAGGAGTGTCCACAATGTGGTGCAAAATTTGCTTTAGTTACGACCCTGGTGGAACATGTGCAGAAGGTGCATGAAAGCAGTGGAAACCAATCTCGAGTCTTGAAGTTGCCGATGGATGTATGCCCTAAGTGCAGTAAAGGTTTTCGTGATCCTGCGGCACTGGTGGAGCACGTCGAGAAGGATCATGCTGGTTCTTCAAAAGCTTAG